The nucleotide sequence GAGATTATGATGCTATAATTCCAGAGATAACGGGAGCCGCTTATGTAACAGGGCACAATCAATTATTTATAGATCCAGATGACCCGCTTAAACATGGATTTATATTGAAGTAAAAGAGTAACAAGACTATATAAATAAAAGGAGGGTTCCCGATGGTAAAAATAGTATTATTTACAATATTACTAGTAATGGTAGTATGTTTTGCATTTATATTCTTCAGGGATTATATAAAGACCGGTAAAGAAAACAAACTGGAAAAATCAAATTTTTTTGCCTTAGGTGCGGTTGGGTTTTTAACAAATTTCTTCGATACTCTGGGAATAGGAAGTTTTGCGCCTACTACCGCTTTACTAAAATTTTTCAAGTTATCAAAAGATAGAACTTTACCCGGAACTTTAAATGTATCATGCACTATACCGGTAGTAATAGAGGCACTTATATTCATAACAGTCATCAAAGTAGATCCCCTAACTTTATTTTTAATGCTTGCAGCAGGTGCTGTAGGCTCGGTAATCGGGGCGGATATAGTTTCAAAATTAGATGAAAAGAAAATAGAAGTTGCGATGGGAGCAGCACTGGTTATAGTAGCACTTGTAATGCTGGCTTCACAACTTAAACTTATGCCATCAGGAGGGACACAAGTAGGTCTTACTGGCTGGAAGCTTATTGTAGCTATAGCAGGTAACTTTATATTAGGTGCACTTATGACACTTGGAATAGGGTTATATGCACCATGTATGGCATTAGTTTTTGCCCTTGGAATGAGTCCTAGAGTAGCATTTCCTATAATGATGGGTTCCTGTGCATTTTTAATGCCGGTTGCATCTGTCAAATTTGTAAGAACAGGATCATATGACAGGAAGGCTTCGTTAGCTATAACAATATTTGGTGTTGTTGGAGTGCTAATTGCAGCATATATAGTAAAGTCACTTCCATTAAATATTTTGACATGGCTGGTAATAGTAGTTATTTTCTATACTGCAGTTACGATGTTTATGTCTGCAAATAAAAAAAGAAATGCAGGAAGTCAGGGTGAAAAGGCAGAATCATAAAATTTGAGGTTAAAATATTAACAAATATCGAGCAAATTATTTACAATCCTTTTTTTATATGATATAATAAAACACGCTATTATATTTAAGTATGAAGAAAAGGAAAAGTAAGAATACTAGTCTTTCTTAGAGAGGAAATAATGGTGAAAATTTCTAAGGACTGTTTCCGAACCTGCCTTGGAGTTTTGTATTGAAGTTGTATATTTATCAGCGTAAGATACAACGGAAAGTTTCCGTTAAATTAGAGAGAGTATGTTCTTTTTAAGAATATACTAATCAGGGTGGTACCGCCGATATGACCTCGGTCCCTTATTTGGGATTCGAGGTCTTCTTATACATTTTTATTAGACAGTTGTATACTCAATATACTAATATATACAATTGAGTGAAAATTTTTTATATACAGTTAATTAATGCTTTAATTTACAATACTTACAAACTAAAATACTTAAGGGAGGAAGAAATTAGTTATGCTTAAAGTTTTATTAATTTTACTTGCTATATTTGCAATATATTTTCTAGGTATATTTATAAAGGATTATAGGTATAAAATTAAAAATAATCGAGTTGATGATAAAAAATTTTTTACATTTGGATTAATAGGGTTCATAGTTAACTTTTTTGATACGCTCGGAATAGGGAGTTTTGCTATATTTACTGCAATACTTAAAAATTTTAAACTTACTCATGACAGAACCATACCGGGAACATTAAATGTTGCTTGTGCGATACCGGTTGCAGTAGAAGCGCTTGTATTTATAAATGTAATAAAAGTTGATGTTTTTTCATTGATACTTATGATTATTGCAGCTACACTTGGAGCTGTACTCGGGGCTGGTTTTGTATCTAAATTAGATGAAAGAAAAGTTCAGATTGGGATGGGAACGGCACTTCTTGTAGTTGCATTTATAATGTTTGCCGGGCAAGTGAATTTAATGCCATCTGGTGGAAATGCAACATCATTGTCTGGTGTAAAGTTGTGCATAGGACTTGTTGGAAATTTTATTTTTGGAGCGTTTATGACACTTGGAGTAGGTATATATGCACCATGTATGGCTTTGGTATTTGCTCTTGGAATGAGTCCTAGAGTAGCTTTCCCTGTGATGATGGGATCATGTGCATTTTTAGAAATAGCTGCTTCTATTAAATTTGTAAAAGAAGGAGCGTATGATGTTAGAGTACCGCTTCCTGTTATGATATTTGGTTCTATAGGTGTCCTTATAGCCGCGTATATAGTGAAACAATTGCCTCTTTTTATACTAAAATGGGTGGTTATAGTTGTTATAATTTATACATCAATAATTATGTTTATGTCTGCTTTCAAAAATACTAAGAATGAAGCGTAGTATTAAAATAGTAAAGTACTCTTCACATTTAATATGAATTAAACATATTATAACAATATAACAAGCATTTATATTTGGAGTGAAGTCATTGTTATATGCGCTAATTCTTGCTGGTGGAAAGGGAACAAGATTATTTCCATTATCAAGATCTAAGAATCCAAAGCAATTCTTAAAAATCATTAATGGCAAGAGTTTTTTAAGAAATACAGTTGATAGAATATTTCCTCTAGTTGATAAAAGTAATATTTATGTTGTGACAAATAAGGATTATATAGAAAAAGTTTATAAGGAGCTTCCCGATATCTCAAAAGATAATATATTTTCTGAACCGGAAAATAAAGAGACAGCAACTTGTATAGGATTTTCGGCAGTTAAATTGCT is from Clostridium fermenticellae and encodes:
- a CDS encoding sulfite exporter TauE/SafE family protein; this encodes MLKVLLILLAIFAIYFLGIFIKDYRYKIKNNRVDDKKFFTFGLIGFIVNFFDTLGIGSFAIFTAILKNFKLTHDRTIPGTLNVACAIPVAVEALVFINVIKVDVFSLILMIIAATLGAVLGAGFVSKLDERKVQIGMGTALLVVAFIMFAGQVNLMPSGGNATSLSGVKLCIGLVGNFIFGAFMTLGVGIYAPCMALVFALGMSPRVAFPVMMGSCAFLEIAASIKFVKEGAYDVRVPLPVMIFGSIGVLIAAYIVKQLPLFILKWVVIVVIIYTSIIMFMSAFKNTKNEA
- a CDS encoding sulfite exporter TauE/SafE family protein, whose amino-acid sequence is MVKIVLFTILLVMVVCFAFIFFRDYIKTGKENKLEKSNFFALGAVGFLTNFFDTLGIGSFAPTTALLKFFKLSKDRTLPGTLNVSCTIPVVIEALIFITVIKVDPLTLFLMLAAGAVGSVIGADIVSKLDEKKIEVAMGAALVIVALVMLASQLKLMPSGGTQVGLTGWKLIVAIAGNFILGALMTLGIGLYAPCMALVFALGMSPRVAFPIMMGSCAFLMPVASVKFVRTGSYDRKASLAITIFGVVGVLIAAYIVKSLPLNILTWLVIVVIFYTAVTMFMSANKKRNAGSQGEKAES